The following DNA comes from Diceros bicornis minor isolate mBicDic1 chromosome 7, mDicBic1.mat.cur, whole genome shotgun sequence.
ATCTACGAACTTAACTAGATTTAGGAccataatttttctctcatttaaaaataaaaattcattatttatttaaatagtatCTCTTAAGCAAACTCTTCAAATAGAATATTTTATAGTCAACCAAATCAAACTTGAATTTTAAGAAATAGCCTCATAGTAGCCCCACTCCACATACATGGCatttaagaagaagaagaaatccaAAGAGAAGACAAACCATATGTCGAGAAATATCTTATATGTTAGGGACATAAAGATGAATCACGATTGGTGCTTATTTCATTGGGTAGgtgacatttaaagtagttatcTGGGAAAATACCCTTTAAGGCAGGAGTAACGGCCAATGAAAAATCCCTAAGGTGATACTTTTTGCGTGTTTGAAAAACACTAAGGACTGTTGTAAGGAGTGAGGGAGCGAGTCGAAGGAGATGAAGACAGATATGTAACAAGGGACATCATGTTCGATCTTATAGGCCATTCTGAAACTTAGTGAAATGGAATATaggaatttaaaacataatatgatttatgttttaaaaagatgatcTTGTCTGCTGTGTTGGGAATAGACTGTAAGAGACAATGAGTGAGTCAAGGATCTAGTTAGGAGGGTTTCATAATAACGCAAATAAGAGACAATCATTTCTCAAACCAAAGTGGTTGCATCAGAGCTTTGATATACAGtgtaattatgtatatattatgaatataaaagtagacatatttcattgtatgaagcttaaaaacttttgtttggGAAAAAATACCTTAAGCAAATCAGTGGACTAATAGAGgattaggaaaaaatatagtttAATGCAAGTGACAGACATTGGATTAATATCTGTTATATTCCACAATTGGACAGAAGTGAGAAAATGACACCACAGAATATGGAGAAAGAACATTATCAGGCaagttacagaaaagaaaattcaaaagatttacaaatttatgaaaagatactcaagaTCAATAACAGGGGAATGCAATTTAAAGTTAAAGTGATACATCACTTTACATCTATCAAACTGTCACGTTTATAAAACACCAATACAATTTTTGATAGTAGAAATCCTGGGATAAGAAAAAGTAGTTTCATACATTGCCTGGGGAAATGTGAATTATTATAGGCTTTGGGAAAACTATCTGATATTAAACTGAAAGACAACATTCTGGGAATTTATCTCATTGAACTAAAAGTACTGGTTTATCAAGGTGTATGCACAATGATGATTATTTTAGCATTGATTTGGTGGTAAAAACACTGGAAAAATTATGGATTTCAATCAAGGTGGAATGGTTAGATAAGCATGATATATTCACAATGTAGAATATTGAAAAGACTTTAATAAAGTATTGATAACAAAAGCAGGAGGTCAAAAATATGTAGTTTTTAATCAGTTGTAAGGCCTCTATAATTGTATTTGGTTATAAAAGCAGGTAGGAAAATATGAGAAGGTGTTCTACATTATGAACATGAATAACTGGGGGTGATGGATAGAGAGGAGCTAAGACAGGAAGAGTgctgagaaaaaaggagaagggagTGATGTTCTCTAAAAGATATGAAGTATGCATCATATGATCATGAATTCCATaatgttaaaaatacatatgtgtgAGAGGATGAGTATGTGCAGTAATATTTTTGTATAGATACTTTAAATGTCATTAGCTGTATGTTAGCAACTGTACCTAAAAttcaaagaaagaggaaaagatttcTACCTCATTTGTCCTGGGGGAATGTGCAATCCCTGATGTGAAATTTTGAGTAGAATATTGAGTTGCCAAAGACACCAGGGTTAAAGCATCTTCATCTGTGTATAAGCAATCTCATAAATCTGCCTTTCCTAAAGGATTTGAAGTATGGAGGGCTTCTGGGAAAGCCTCTGTATCAAACCCTTGAGACCATGATGCTCAGAATAAAATACCGTACAGATGCTACCTGTTATTATGTTGAAACAAAGAGTGCTGTTTATATTCCTAGTTTAATGATCACCTCTGGGCAAAATCATAATTAAAAATCATAATCTTTATCTGACTGACTCTCAGAGCTGAGATTTATAAATGCTCTGAGCCCGTCCTCAAAGACGGAAGAGAGGGCGTTCAGTTCAGTTCTGTTATCTCTTACACAGCAgatctttctctttggagaacaGGGTTGGAGAGGAAACCACCAGGACAGTTCTGAGCAAAGAAGAGTGAGAATTGAATCCTTTATGGTTTATGTCTTGTAAACCCAGAGCCATGGAAGGTAATAGACTTTTCTGCATTCCCCAGCTCAGTTCCTGAGGTGCAGATGATTAGAGAGTCTGTGCGGGAGAAAAGTAGAGATTAGAAATAGAGCTGGGATTCTAGGGTTTGCAGTACCTCCAATCCTTCTGTCCCTTAGAGAATTTCCCAGGAAGGAGACACAGGTTCCACTCCTGACTTAATGGCTTTCTTGGCAAAGAGTCTCTGAGAGTCCGTGTTTCCCCAACTCTGTTACGGACACGTGCTCATGATCTCCAACCTGCGCTGCATCCAATCTGGATTAGTGGCCAGTACACCGTAGCCAAAGTGTGGTGAGTAAAGATTAACAGGTACGAACTGGAGTAAgtgaggaaataaaagatattagTGACAAACCGAAGCAGAGAAAAGACGAGAAATCCTTACACTTCACCTCTTGATACATTTCTCTGAGTATTACTTGAAACTATGCTGATGCCTCCCATGTACTTGTCTTCCTTGTATGAGCAGAGCCAGGTCCAGGTTGTTATAAAATTCTTAAACCTCAGCAGAGTCTCTGGGTTTCTAGGCTCCAGAGTGGACGGGGCATGGGATTACATGAGAAATCTGGGATCTGCCTCAAATATGACTCTACTCTTCTACCTTTCAGATGCCACTGGAAAAGAATGGACATTGGAAACAGTTCCTCAGTTACTGAATTTATCCTTGTGGGTTTAACCAAATATGCAGAGATCCAGCTGCCCCTGTTCTTCCTTTTCCTAGGAATCTACGTTGTCACTGTGGCAGGAAACCTGAGCTTGGTCACGCTAATTGGACTGAATTCTCACCTTCACACTCCCATGTACTACTTCCTCTTTAACTTATCCTTGATTGATCTCTGTTACTCTTCTGTCATCACCCCAAAACTTCTGGAAAACTTTGCGTCAAAGATGAACACTATCTCCTATGCAGGATGCATGACTCAGCTCTTTTTCTACTGCTTCTTTGTCAGTGCAGAATGTTACGTATTGACAGTGATGGCCtatgatcgctatgtggccatTTGCAAGCCCCTGCTGTATACAGTCACCATGTCCCCTCAAGTCTGTTCTCTGCTGGCTGTGATTGTATATGTGGGGGCATTTATTGCTGCCTGGGCCCACACAGGATGCATGCTGAAGTTGACCTTCTGCGATGCCAATACCATCAACCACTACATGTGTgacatcctccctctcctggagctctcctgCAGCAGCACTCACATCAATGAACTGGTAGTTCTCATTGTTGTGGGCTTCAATATTGTTGTGCCCAGCCTCACCATCACTGTCTCTTACTCTTTTATCCTCTCCAGCATCCTCCATATCCGTTCCACTGAAGGAAGGTCCAAAGCCTTTAGCACTTGTAGCTCACATGTAattgttgtttctgttttctttgggtCAGGGGCACTCATGTACCTTCATCCTTCTTCTGTTTTGTCCATGGACCAGGGTAAAGTGTCCGCCGTGTTCTATACCATTGTGGTGCCCATGCTCAATCCTCTGATCTACAGCTTCAGGAATAAGGAGGTTAAGGTAGCCCTGAAAAAAAGCTTGAGTAGAAAATCGTTTTCCTGAGCTAGAGTGGTATCAattattataagagaatacagctttctttttaaatggtttttgTTCCTctctatatttcttttatatagaAAGAAGTGAGGTATAATAGAAAGAATTTTAGATGTGGAATTAGAAGGCCTGGGCTGAAAGTTCTGCAAAATAAGGGCATCATATTGCTTATACTGTTATTGGGAAGAAAAAGTTAATGCAAATGGACGTTTGTAGCATAGTGTTAGGGGCCTAATAGTTGAgaaatttgttctttcttctcttctttcctcttcctgttcttcctctctttcttccctcccagtGTTTTCCTCTTACAATTTAGAAAGAGTATTCACACCTTTTTAAAGTAGGCTTACTAGTTCATAGCAGATAAAAAAGTTCTGATTATGGaaaaaattccttcacagaaaacTTTAGATAGAATTCACATTTGGTCTTCAGATCTATATTATAATTTTCTAATATCTCTGTCTGAATGCTCCACAGGCATCTGAACTTTacattgaaaattaaagttgtcATAGCAACATCTCCAAGTTTACCAAGCTCTCTTCTCTTGCTGTGATTTCTACAATTGTGAATGACACCGTCCTCTACCTAATTGCTCAAATCCCAAACTGATGTCTTCCTTGACTCTTCGCTCTTTACTTGTACTCCACACCCAATTTATCAAGTGCTGACAATTCTTATTCTCATGACACAGTCATTTCTCATCTCAACACCAGTCTCCTAACTGGCATctctatctcttgtctttttctctttagatccattctccacactgcaaCCAGAGTGCTCATTCCATGCTTTCAAAAAGATCTCATTTACCTTGGTTTACTCTATTCAATGCAATTCCCTTCAAGATAAAACCCAAGCTCTACAGTCTGCCAAACAAGGATCTTAATATTTTAACCCTGTTCACCTCTCCAGCCTGATCTCATGCTACAACCTCCTCCTCCTTGAATTCTCCCCAGCATTCTGCTAAAGCTAGACTGAATCTTCCCCAATTAAATAAGCTCTTGTCCCTTTGCACACTTTTCCACAAGCTTTTCTCACAGCCTGGAACACCTTCATGTACCCTCTTCTTTTGCCTTGCTCAGCCTGTCCATTAAATAGTCCAGAACCCCTGGCAAGTCTTCCCTGGACAGAAAGACAGGGTAGATGACGTTCAGACTTATGCTCACAACGTTCTGTGCCTACCCTACTGTGGTGCAGATCCCATTGTATTGAAATTCCTTTCCCCCTTACATGTACAatctgattctatttatttaattataggaAACCTTTAAGAAACTCATTTGCAGGAAAATTTTTAGTTCAATACAAGGGAGTACGCTGTGTAAGAGAGACATATGTATTTACCCAAACTGGATTTTCAAAAACGGTAAGAGAATCACATGAGAGTTTATCGAGTATGTAGagttttccttgttttcttttgcCACCTTTTCTTGAAAATACATTTTGCTCGTTGAACAATGAGGCTTCTTCCATGATTatattctatttgcttttctttttctagcacACACTTATTACCTGTTTCTAACTCTCTTTGTTTTCTGTTACTGCTTCAGATATCAGTTGTCTAACCTACTTTGCAAAGTTtaggcagttttttttttgtatttcccaGTGTGTAGCCGGCAGGCCTGACACAAAGTAATGAGATCAATGTTCACATGCTTTTGTAATGGCCTGATTCTCTGTCTTCCCTGTGAGAGAAGGCACCATGTATATCTTATTCTTTCTTATACCTCCAGTGCTTAGCAGAGTGTCTGGGCCTTAGTAAAGGCACAATAAGTATTGACAGAATAAGTGAATGTTTCCTATGTGACTTTAAGTTTTGAGTGAT
Coding sequences within:
- the LOC131407860 gene encoding olfactory receptor 8B8-like, which gives rise to MDIGNSSSVTEFILVGLTKYAEIQLPLFFLFLGIYVVTVAGNLSLVTLIGLNSHLHTPMYYFLFNLSLIDLCYSSVITPKLLENFASKMNTISYAGCMTQLFFYCFFVSAECYVLTVMAYDRYVAICKPLLYTVTMSPQVCSLLAVIVYVGAFIAAWAHTGCMLKLTFCDANTINHYMCDILPLLELSCSSTHINELVVLIVVGFNIVVPSLTITVSYSFILSSILHIRSTEGRSKAFSTCSSHVIVVSVFFGSGALMYLHPSSVLSMDQGKVSAVFYTIVVPMLNPLIYSFRNKEVKVALKKSLSRKSFS